One Babesia bovis T2Bo chromosome 4 map unlocalized Chr4_1, whole genome shotgun sequence genomic window carries:
- a CDS encoding Helicase conserved C-terminal domain family protein, which produces MEADNPVLKKAKHNEIKSNIVKRETIYIPVHIDRQFDVNLQRIKLPACMMEQEIVDAIRHNDVVVVTGDTGCGKSTQVPQFLYENGFCFENYTVGVTQVRRVACIALYRQVSLELNSDNLVGYQYRFNKGYNRKLCRIKFMTDGILLQEIKEDIMCSRYSVIIIDEAHERNLNCDLLIGILSRVVKLRRERYESGESDLPPLKLVIMSATIRAEDFLNSKVFGGDVAHCHIPTEFKRNTIHFSRRSVSDYVIDAYDKILKIHRRLPPGSVLVFLTGKEELFRLKRLLSPLEKIRKCDDPSLENPTELQTTNEGSDEPADDDPIFELDSDSDSDEETTNESNTELDTTIPHVPSEQLDAQSKDTVDSITSCADNNENAIEESHNNQLPHLIDGDTVIDEANGNWAEPICTSSDNTTDSVPPIDQFTTINDTTAIDSEDDNDDIAEKEYKVELGVLSKSYKRLSDNKWHGAGRGTGRLKVIVMHASQTMDTQMAAFELPTDAERVVILSTNVAETALTLPNIRYVVDSGKEKRRLDDIQRGLSRFVICDISKASANQRSGRAGRVGKGHCYRQYTSSVFDTLFDENSPTEISNCNLESTILLLCTMGIENPYDFRFLTPPPFDNIRSAMTVLAVLGAIEVPTMRVVDRYSLHNEITTNPFKIPASYPYKSSYEVLKDLRVARITQLGHYLSVLPINPRYGKMVYVILSKNPTSSAMHCALCVISCLSFGAGNLVCPQLPHDIQQRKPLPSLRSDIELFVWICCRYTMISGKQQRSEYCKSYGINERLLCEVLQQAEQLYRVTGSLLGDRFNINIDWNKPLETPDRATKLMIEAAIVECMVDKIAVQVQCLSGEGSDHAQNAYRTASILASLKDAFLPRPYSRHKPECVVFGGLIGDEKLKLQDVLPTDAPTLCTLKSPLIFANVIETKPAPRYNPVSDIVEAFCQKIYAPLNYSLGVSRATLNLEHPLATRVFAQQFCFGCIFTVLSRYNQLLEVNSNDFLLPTKASEPLGVLLTTLRRFAISTRERFVKKHRKDPTFLMNEYRNLLRKSTFDVHEFEELYHSLSRD; this is translated from the coding sequence ATGGAGGCAGATAATCCTGTGCTTAAAAAAGCAAAGCACAATGAAATCAAATCAAATATAGTGAAACGTGAGACTATTTATATACCTGTCCATATAGACCGTCAATTTGATGTAAATCTACAAAGGATTAAGTTACCAGCATGTATGATGGAGCAAGAGATTGTTGATGCAATACGGCATAatgatgttgttgttgtaaCGGGGGACACAGGTTGTGGTAAATCTACGCAAGTACCGCAATTTCTATATGAAAATGGATTTTGCTTTGAAAATTATACCGTAGGCGTAACTCAAGTGAGAAGAGTGGCGTGTATAGCTCTATATAGACAAGTATCCCTGGAGTTAAATTCAGACAATTTAGTGGGCTATCAATATCGATTCAATAAAGGTTATAACAGGAAATTATGTCGAATAAAATTTATGACAGATGGCATTCTACTTCAAGAAATAAAGGAGGACATAATGTGTTCTAGATACAGTGTAATAATAATTGACGAAGCTCATGAGCGTAATCTCAATTGTGATCTGTTGATTGGTATATTATCAAGGGTGGTTAAACTAAGACGTGAACGCTATGAATCGGGAGAATCAGACCTTCCGCCTCTAAAACTGGTTATAATGTCTGCCACCATTCGCGCCGAAGACTTTTTGAATTCCAAGGTTTTTGGCGGCGATGTTGCCCACTGTCACATTCCAACTGAGTTTAAAAGGAATACAATCCACTTCTCTCGTAGATCTGTTTCCGATTATGTTATTGATGCATACGACAAAATACTTAAAATACACAGACGTTTGCCGCCTGGTAGTGTATTGGTTTTCTTAACAGGCAAAGAGGAATTATTTCGATTGAAGAGGTTATTATCTCCATTAGAAAAAATTCGAAAGTGTGATGACCCATCATTGGAAAACCCGACAGAATTGCAAACTACTAACGAAGGCTCAGATGAACCTGCAGATGATGATCCTATCTTTGAACTTGATAGTGACAGCGATTCTGATGAAGAAACAACTAATGAAAGTAACACAGAGTTAGATACCACTATACCACATGTACCTTCCGAACAACTAGACGCCCAGAGTAAGGATACTGTGGATTCCATTACATCGTGTGCTGATAACAACGAAAATGCGATTGAGGAGTCACATAATAATCAATTGCCACATTTAATTGATGGTGATACTGTTATCGATGAGGCTAATGGAAATTGGGCTGAACCTATCTGTACATCATCTGATAATACTACTGATAGCGTCCCCCCTATTGACCAATTTACAACGATAAATGACACTACTGCTATAGATTCAGAGGATGATAATGACGATATTGCTGAAAAAGAATATAAGGTAGAGTTGGGTGTTTTAAGCAAGAGCTACAAGAGGTTATCTGATAATAAGTGGCATGGTGCAGGACGTGGCACTGGTCGTTTAAAGGTCATTGTTATGCACGCTTCTCAAACCATGGATACACAAATGGCGGCATTTGAGCTTCCAACTGATGCTGAGCgtgttgttatattatcAACCAATGTTGCCGAAACTGCACTTACTTTACCCAATATACGTTATGTAGTTGACAGTGGTAAGGAGAAACGACGTTTGGATGACATTCAGCGCGGATTATCTCGTTTTGTCATATGCGATATTAGCAAAGCATCAGCGAATCAGCGGTCGGGTAGGGCTGGTCGAGTGGGTAAAGGTCATTGCTACCGTCAATACACTAGCAGTGTCTTCGATACGTTGTTTGATGAGAATTCACCAACGGAGATTTCAAATTGCAATCTTGAGTCCACCATATTGCTATTATGTACCATGGGTATAGAAAATCCATATGATTTCCGTTTTCTAACGCCTCCCCCATTTGATAATATTCGCTCTGCTATGACGGTACTTGCCGTTTTAGGTGCTATAGAAGTTCCAACTATGCGAGTGGTTGACCGGTACAGTCTACATAACGAGATAACTACGAATCCATTCAAGATACCTGCGTCATATCCATATAAATCATCATACGAAGTTTTGAAAGATCTGCGTGTTGCGCGCATTACTCAGCTTGGCCATTATTTATCAGTTCTTCCTATTAATCCACGTTATGGGAAAAtggtatatgttatacTTTCTAAGAACCCTACATCTTCAGCGATGCATTGTGCCCTTTGTGTTATTTCATGTCTATCATTTGGTGCTGGCAATTTAGTATGCCCACAATTACCtcatgatatacaacagaGAAAGCCGTTACCGTCACTGCGTAGTGATATTGAACTATTCGTATGGATTTGTTGTCGTTACACTATGATATCTGGGAAACAACAACGTAGTGAGTACTGCAAGTCATATGGCATCAACGAACGCCTTTTATGCGAGGTTTTACAACAAGCTGAGCAATTATACAGGGTTACTGGGTCATTACTAGGTGATCGTTTCAACATTAATATAGATTGGAATAAACCATTGGAGACCCCGGATCGTGCAACTAAACTTATGATAGAGGCAGCTATTGTTGAATGTATGGTTGACAAAATTGCTGTGCAGGTACAGTGTTTATCTGGTGAAGGAAGTGACCATGCACAAAATGCCTATAGAACAGCTTCTATACTTGCCTCCCTAAAGGATGCTTTTCTTCCGCGACCATATTCACGCCATAAACCTGAATGTGTCGTATTCGGCGGCCTTATTGGTGACGAAAAACTTAAACTACAGGATGTACTTCCTACGGATGCACCCACTCTTTGTACACTAAAGTCTCCACTAATTTTTGCCAACGTTATCGAGACAAAACCTGCTCCAAGATACAACCCGGTTAGTGATATTGTGGAGGCCTTTTGTCAAAAAATATACGCTCCATTGAACTATTCCTTGGGTGTATCTCGGGCTACATTAAACCTGGAGCATCCGTTGGCCACACGAGTGTTTGCTCAACAATTTTGCTTTGGATGTATATTCACCGTTTTGTCACGGTATAATCAGTTATTAGAGGTAAATTCAAATGACTTTTTATTGCCTACTAAGGCATCCGAACCTTTAGGTGTGTTGTTAACGACTCTACGTCGTTTTGCAATTAGTACTAGAGAACGATTCGTCAAAAAGCATCGCAAAGATCCAACATTTCTCATGAATGAGTATAGAAATTTACTTCGCAAGAGCACATTTGACGTTCATGAATTTGAGGAGCTTTATCATTCACTGTCGCGCGACTAG
- a CDS encoding zinc finger C3HC4 type domain containing protein, whose product METFDVAGANSPEGSLGDRLRSRNRYFQSVTEFFIGLDSYTTRRYGSYTPDSDVVMDFVVHRPVRVSNFVRAALFIGIVMNIFLCFPDVVVMLVHKTVVTEFDPIVLWWLTVNKSLQCIQLPIRMFLVYLLYQLKDSTNQEIIYCMAVITTSRLWSWSKRLTLAHFFCYVIGFVASRYAMIMHKAFFTRILMYVFSMMSLRMALTFLLFYYSFPPSQMRRPNKPRPKVDTSKIPLLRFGDLDEPKYTMCGICLDDFEEETEVRMLKCSHGYHDMCIEKWFNRSNACPLCLAVVTDE is encoded by the exons ATGGAAACTTTTGACGTCGCGGGAGCTAATAGCCCGGAGGGTAGCCTTGGCGATCGGCTTCGATCAAGAAACCGCTACTTTCAGAGTGTAACCGAGTTTTTTATTGGCCTTGATTCATATACTACTAGGCGATATGGTTCATATACACCAGACAGTGATGTAGTGATGGACTTTGTTGTTCATCGTCCAGTACGGGTTTCAAACTTTGTCAGGGCAGCTCTTTTTATTGGTATTGTAATGAACATTTTCCTTTGTTTCCCCGATGTGGTTGTTATGCTTGTTCATAAAACAGTTGTTACAGAATTCGACCCTATCGTATtgtg GTGGCTTACAGTAAACAAATCCCTGCAATGCATTCAGCTTCCTATTAGGATGTTCCTTGTATATCTACTGTATCAATTGAAAGATAGTACTAACCAAGAGATTATCTATTGCATGGCTGTGATTACTACATCGCGCTTGTGGAGTTGGAGTAAACGTTTAACGTTGGCTCACTTCTTTTGTTATGTTATAGGTTTTGTGGCTTCTCGTTATGCTATGATAATGCACAAGGCGTTCTTCACCAGGATATTAATGTACGTATTTTCCATGATGTCTTTACGAATGGCATTAACGTTTTTACTGTTTTATTATTCCTTTCCTCCATCGCAGATGCGCAGACCAAACAAGCCACGGCCCAAGGTAGACACATCGAAGATTCCTTTGTTGCGTTTTGGAGACTTAGACGAGCCGAAATATACCATGTGTGGCATTTGTTTGGACGATTTTGAAGAAGAGACGGAAGTGCGCATGTTAAAATGTAGTCACGGATATCATGACATGTGTATTGAGAAATGGTTTAACCGTAGCAATGCATGTCCGTTGTGCCTGGCAGTAGTGACCGACGAATAA
- a CDS encoding Phosphotyrosyl phosphate activator (PTPA) family protein, translating to MTSPVYPSLDTSSLLKQTDVPDFVKKLNHAAMDKPIPSDSSGITNALDNMLHKITDLTNEYDPKEYKDCRYGNKGHTAWVKALEERWNYIASNLEADSMDISQENADLIRKYFLRSFGNPVRIDYGTGHEMQFILFLKVLYDCGIIKDADLSGVALNVMSSYFKLIQHLIDRYNLEPAGSKGVWGLDHFQFMPFLLGSAQLVSSTSIHPSEVIEGDYMMDHTDEYIFLQTLSYIKQKIKRVSLDIAAPMLYEICMTCSWHKINQGLMEMYINDIAHLIRIGNNC from the exons atgacATCACCTGTTTATCCTTCGTTGGACACTAGTTCATTGCTAAAACAAACTGATGTGCCTGATTTCGTTAAGAAACTGAATCACGCTGCAATGGACAAACCAATTCCATCAGATTCATCTGGCATTACCAATGCTTTAGACAACATGTTACACAAAATCACTGACTTAACTAATGAATATGATCCAAAAGAATACAAGGATTGCCGTTACGGCAACAAAGGCCACACTGCTTGGGTTAAAGCATTGGAAGAG AGATGGAATTATATCGCAAGTAACTTAGAAGCAGATtctatggatatatcgcaagaaAATGCGGATCTCATTCGCAAGTATTTTCTACGTTCTTTTGGGAACCCTGTAAGGATTGACTATGGTACAG GACATGAAATgcaatttatattatttctTAAAGTACTTTACGATTGTGGTATCATAAAGGATGCTGACCTCTCCGGGGTTGCGTTAAATGTGATGTCCAG tTATTTCAAGTTAATACAGCACTTGATTGACAGATACAATCTCGAACCAGCTGGTAGCAAAGGTGTTTGGGGACTAGACCACTTTCAGTTTATGCCATTCCTGCTTGGTTCTGCACAGTTGGTGTCCAGCACATCGATACACCCATCCGAG GTAATAGAGGGCGACTACATGATGGATCATACGGATGAATATATCTTTTTGCAGACGTTGTCTTACATTAAGCAG AAGATCAAGCGTGTTTCCTTAGATATTGCAGCTCCAATGTTGTATGAAATTTGTATGACCTGCAGTTGGCACAAGATCAATCAGGGTTTGATGGAGATGTACATCAACGACATTGCACATTTGATACGTATAGGCAACAATTgttaa
- a CDS encoding histidine acid phosphatase — protein sequence MNSLTMDRCFTLGICAMANKVQSAPMRSILRYLKAAGDFEIIIFPEETILHRPVTEWPIVECLIAFYSTHFPLEKAIEYVKRYKPIVLNDVEKQRIFRSRLDVYRELQACHVPHPNYVVVDHLSVKEGKATFEEHIDYIVYNNVKINKPFIEKSLDADDHDNWIYYPSNTGGGCKKLFRKIQDRSSRYCADVQSVRRDSTYIYEEFMSTFGTDIKVYTVGCMFAHAEARKSPTLDGKVDRNTEGKEVRFPVILSAKEKAIAYRIVEHFGQAVCGFDILRTINGPYVCDINGWSFVKNSRHHMDLSQIIRIMFLLKLQLKYNITLGNVIPARIVTKETAEALKKTFADIEHQGDKARSREELCSVVVVMRHADRKPKQKLKILTSHPLIMEYFEGNPKKQINLKSPEAMAKFIEVNKIIVQELEEEFDSFVLGASTTDNGLDMHDSPEFRELGERLSLHKELQQVLDFSDEFSSINHKIQLKAKFDGANQIKKVLLVAKWGGELTCVGECQAEDLGRRFRQSLYPTDCTGLIRLHSTYRHDFKIFTSIEGRCQLTSAAFTKGMLDLEGELTPILVAMTIRDKKAQLLLDDNVEVKERNECKERLGHIMENWEDRAKVDELLSEMDADQAKFYRRIVEQLNIKNSEIHRLNDLLKDFMNAIEHEMTKWMYLYSVDEYATTVLDILQEMKSRWKCLLGKLFKKRNNLFQYTAIADIVDNLRYDLIHHHTYLGSGIDKAFEIYNIVEPLSAILSPCEYGVTPHERLTIGTKVAGKLLGKIVHDVTLHKNACDDANKSLDQQRSRDELYAKLVEQSFIGHRHDGSLSRALDRYYGSDINTDGDSWNDGLSTAGSVELNGTDPLEKISLIASTSASAASVAANSLAVTSVGISGAVKPCDMMYIGGIKPNEMNRLNAPTEMQEIWDLLSSGSELSEPIEINSNVAWSLSKESSKKCREDGYQSSSSSGDDGDMVRQEYTEARNMSIHMSHRMVRSRYYVTSASILFSLLNFLKYAHYLDDNPETSKPLVHYSTRDLHYLSHVVLRVWWSFNSDNKPVYRLEIMVSPGAKDGFGQNYEILAENAKSQKHKYRRHISRFNLDYVRGQVFCKHCGDLIDPDFVRSQFLENIRVKSINGSGVRRAVSTTNLPSRAKEDENVDNLKMGWISAGGNVDRDDVQKKASRWYRCQRCAGNITDLPEECLSRQVSQNHETVDVGDSPCAVWSSSCSPDAAFSPARELSIGSTIQGRPSSAVPPYCELSRLMIINYNCDINRFEQLVMKASKLME from the exons ATGAATTCTTTAACCATGGATCGCTGTTTTACTCTTGGCATTTGTGCCATGGCCAACAAGGTCCAGAGTGCACCAATGCGTTCTATTTTGCGTTATTTGAAAGCAGCAGGCGACTTTGAAATAATCATTTTCCCCGAAGAG ACAATATTACACCGCCCGGTAACGGAATGGCCTATAGTTGAGTGTCTCATCGCATTTTATTCCACTCACTTCCCGTTGGAGAAA GCCATTGAATATGTTAAGAGGTACAAACCTATTGTGTTGAACGATGTTGAGAAGCAGCGTATATTTCGTTCTCGCTTAGATGTCTACCGTGAATTACAGGCTTGTCATGTTCCTCATCCAAATTATGTAGTTGTTGACCATTTATCTGTAAAGGAGGGAAAGGCTACATTTGAGGAGCACATAGATTACATCgtatataacaatgttaAGATAAACAAGCCTTTTATTGAGAAATCCCTTGACGCTGATGATCATGACAATTGGATTTATTATCCGAGTAACACGGGAGGTGGATGCAAGAAGCTGTTTCGTAAGATTCAGGATAGGAGTTCACGTTACTGTGCTGACGTTCAATCAGTAAGGCGCGACTCTACGTACATATATGAGGAATTCATGTCTACATTTGGAACAGACATTAAGGTATATACCGTTGGTTGTATGTTTGCACACGCCGAGGCAAGGAAGTCACCAACTCTTGATGGGAAGGTGGACCGTAACACAGAGGGAAAGGAAGTAAGATTCCCTGTTATATTGAGTGCTAAGGAAAAAGCTATTGCATATCGTATTGTTGAACATTTCGGTCAGGCTGTTTGTGGTTTCGATATACTGCGTACTATTAACGGTCCTTACGTTTGCGATATAAATGGCTGGTCCTTCGTCAAGAACAGTAGGCATCACATGGACTTGAGCCAGATCATCCGCATAATGTTTTTACTCAAGCTGCAActtaaatataatataacactgGGTAATGTAATACCTGCTCGCATTGTTACTAAGGAGACTGCTGAAGCACTGAAGAAGACGTTTGCAGACATTGAACATCAGGGTGATAAGGCCCGGTCACGTGAAGAGCTATGTTCTGTTGTTGTTGTGATGCGTCATGCAGATCGTAAGCCCAAACAGAAGTTAAAGATACTGACATCTCATCCACTCATCATGGAATACTTTGAGGGCAATCCTAAGAAGCAGATAAACCTGAAGTCTCCTGAGGCAATGGCGAAGTTTATTGAGGTGAATAAAATAATTGTCCAGGAACTTGAGGAGGAGTTCGATTCCTTTGTTCTAGGTGCTAGCACTACTGACAATGGACTTGATATGCATGATAGTCCTGAATTTCGTGAATTAGGTGAACGTCTATCATTGCACAAGGAGTTGCAGCAGGTGCTCGACTTTTCTGATGAGTTCTCTAGCATCAACCATAAGATTCAATTAAAGGCGAAATTTGATGGTGCCAACCAAATTAAAAAAGTATTATTGGTCGCTAAATGGGGAGGTGAACTAACTTGCGTTGGTGAATGCCAGGCTGAAGACCTTGGTCGTCGATTTCGCCAATCGTTGTATCCCACCGATTGTACCGGCCTAATTCGATTACACAGCACTTATCGTCATGATTTTAAGATATTCACGTCCATTGAAGGTCGATGTCAGCTTACTAGCGCTGCTTTCACAAAGGGTATGCTAGATCTGGAGGGTGAATTAACCCCGATATTGGTTGCAATGACAATTCGTGACAAGAAAGCGCAGCTTCTATTGGATGATAATGTAGAGGTCAAGGAGCGCAATGAGTGTAAGGAACGTCTGGGTCACATTATGGAGAATTGGGAAGATCGTGCCAAGGTGGATGAACTGCTGTCAGAGATGGACGCGGACCAGGCAAAGTTCTATCGTCGTATTGTTGAGCAGTTGAACATAAAAAATTCTGAGATACATCGCCTTAACGATCTTTTAAAGGATTTCATGAACGCTATTGAGCATGAAATGACTAAGTGGATGTACCTATATTCCGTTGACGAATATGCCACTACGGTTcttgatatattacaggAGATGAAATCTCGTTGGAAATGTTTGCTTGGTAAATTGTTTAAGAAACGTAACAACCTATTCCAGTATACAGCCATTGCGGACATCGTGGATAATCTACGTTATGACTTAATTCATCACCACACATACCTGGGCAGTGGCATAGACAAGGCCTTTgagatatacaacatagtAGAGCCGTTATCAGCCATATTGTCTCCGTGTGAATATGGTGTTACTCCTCATGAGCGATTGACCATTGGTACCAAGGTTGCTGGTAAGCTACTTGGGAAGATTGTGCACGACGTTACTCTCCACAAAAACGCGTGCGACGATGCCAATAAATCGTTGGATCAGCAGCGTAGCCGAGACGAGTTGTACGCTAAATTGGTTGAGCAGAGTTTCATTGGCCACAGACATGATGGTAGTTTAAGTCGTGCCCTTGATCGTTATTACGGTAGCGATATAAACACAGACGGCGACTCGTGGAACGATGGTTTGAGCACTGCCGGTAGTGTCGAACTGAATGGAACTGATCCATTGGAAAAAATATCGCTTATCGCATCGACATCTGCCAGTGCTGCTTCTGTTGCTGCCAATAGTTTGGCTGTTACGTCTGTTGGCATCAGCGGCGCTGTTAAACCCTGTGACATGATGTATATTGGTGGCATAAAACCTAATGAGATGAATCGCCTTAATGCACCCACAGAGATGCAGGAAATTTGGGATTTGTTATCAAGTGGTTCTGAATTAAGCGAGCCCATAGAAATCAATTCCAACGTTGCGTGGTCGCTGTCTAAGGAGAGCAGTAAAAAATGCAGGGAGGACGGCTACCAAAGTAGCAGTTCAAGTGGTGACGATGGTGACATGGTTCGTCAGGAGTACACAGAGGCTCGTAATATGAGCATCCACATGTCGCATCGTATGGTACGTTCTCGTTATTACGTAACATCGGCATCTATattattttcattgttaaACTTTTTGAAATACGCTCATTACTTGGACGATAACCCGGAAACCTCTAAGCCACTGGTGCATTACAGTACCCGTGACTTGCATTATTTATCGCATGTTGTACTTCGTGTATGGTGGAGTTTTAATTCTGACAATAAACCGGTTTACCGATTAGAGATAATGGTTAGTCCCGGTGCTAAGGACGGTTTCGGACAGAATTACGAGATTTTAGCGGAGAATGCAAAATCTCAGAAGCACAAGTACCGTAGGCACATATCAAGGTTTAATCTTGACTACGTTCGTGGTCAAGTGTTTTGTAAGCATTGCGGTGATTTAATAGATCCTGATTTTGTCAGATCTCAGTTTTTGGAGAACATTCGCGTTAAATCCATCAACGGTTCCGGCGTACGTCGTGCGGTATCTACAACTAACTTACCGTCGCGTGCTAAGGAGGACGAAAACGTCGATAATCTTAAAATGGGTTGGATATCTGCTGGTGGCAACGTAGATCGTGATGATGTTCAGAAGAAAGCATCTCGATGGTATCGTTGTCAGCGTTGTGCAGGCAATATTACTGATCTGCCTGAGGAGTGTCTATCACGCCAGGTGAGCCAGAATCATGAAACAGTAGACGTAGGCGACTCACCCTGTGCCGTTTGGAGCAGTTCGTGTTCTCCAGATGCTGCATTTTCACCCGCTAGGGAGTTAAGTATCGGTTCCACCATACAGGGTCGTCCAAGTAGTGCCGTACCGCCCTATTGTGAACTAAGTCGTCTGATGATCATCAATTACAATTGTGATATAAACCGTTTCGAGCAATTAGTAATGAAG GCATCTAAGCTAATGGAGTGA
- a CDS encoding Eukaryotic aspartyl protease family protein: MVIATLIAAIVWQACISKICYPAWVLSVVDAAPIGKTPSGSLKDCPSHKIDVYKGPKPKIVLPMIPMQNNNTPGAFMQIGNTISLPPKSSVVKQHKDNISKTKSGKVATVFPGRGPNGSMGVDMETKRRHEERIRKQSLEQLAAMDNNTSEKDEIPVTVTRQETAFPRVPANACLDFASLRHTTFVVEAYIGKPGQKFLPILDTGSTNVWAIHPECTSAGCMEAIKYDPARSKTFKPLEAADSIVRARFVSGVVLGTLGYDDFTIGGFTVKGQLFAMMRDIPDKSTNDILTETPFNGMIGLGFKDLMVMNSEPLYQRYMKVVGAEPIFSFYYSRNGVGSAFLVGGADERLHKGPMQMMPVVPGYYWQVELEEVFVGKRKVCCDKQSYAVFDTGTAFNSMPHAAINTLLEEYPFYECNAENMNRVYAALPTIKYTFSNGVQAKLTPEQYTYESEGVCRPAFMQINVDVAGGEGYLLGSMAFMPHYYTVYYGGESPMIGIAPSNHENAPKVVAEYTSKHKKA, translated from the exons ATGGTTATCGCAACTTTGATAGCCGCCATTGTATGGCAGGCTTGCATCTCTAAAATATGTTATCCAGCATGGGTTCTGTCGGTAGTCGATGCTGCGCCCATTGGCAAGACACCCTCGGGGAGCCTAAAGGATTGTCCAAGTCACAAGATAGATGTTTACAAAGGCCCAAAACCAAAG ATCGTACTACCTATGATACCTATGCAAAATAACAATACACCCGGAGCGTTCATGCAAATTGGCAATACAATTAGTCTTCCGCCAAAGTCATCTGTAGTAAAGCAACACAAGGATAATATTTCAAAGACAAAATCTGGCAAGGTCGCCACAGTTTTTCCTGGTAGGGGACCCAATGGATCCATGGGTGTTGATATGGAGACGAAAAGGCGTCATGAAGAACGCATTCGTAAACAATCTCTAGAACAACTTGCAGCAATGGATAATAATACATCGGAAAAGGATGAAATCCCTGTTACGGTAACTCGTCAGGAAACTGCTTTTCCAAGGGTACCAGCAAATGCATGTCTGGATTTCGCTTCACTTAGGCATACCACGTTTGTAGTCGAGGCATACATAGGCAAACCAGGTCAGAAGTTCCTACCAATACTCGATACCGGAAGTACCAATGTATGGGCAATACACCCAGAATGTACATCAGCGGGTTGCATGGAAGCTATCAAATACGATCCTGCAAGGTCTAAAACCTTCAAACCTCTAGAGGCGGCAGATTCAATCGTACGCGCCCGTTTTGTGTCTGGAGTGGTATTAGGTACCCTCGGATACGATGATTTCACCATTGGTGGATTCACTGTTAAGGGACAACTCTTCGCCATGATGCGTGATATCCCCGATAAATCAACCAATGATATACTAACA GAAACTCCTTTTAACGGAATGATTGGATTAGGATTCAAGGACCTTATGGTCATGAACTCGGAACCGCTGTACCAGAGATATATGAAAGTTGTGGGCGCGGAACCTATATTCAGCTTCTATTATTCACGCAATGGAGTTGGATCTGCTTTCCTCGTTGGTGGTGCAGATGAACGATTACATAAGGGTCCAATGCAAATGATGCCTGTGGTACCAGGCTATTATTGGCAGGTCGAACTTGAAGAAGTATTCGTTGGCAAACGTAAAGTATGCTGTGATAAGCAATCATATGCAGTATTCGACACAGGTACAGCTTTTAATAGTATGCCACATGCCGCTATCAATACACTCCTGGAGGAATACCCTTTCTATGAGTGCAACGCTGAAAATATGAACAGAGTATACGCAGCACTGCCAACCATAAAATACACCTTTTCAAATGGAGTACAAGCTAAATTGACACCCGAGCAGTATACCTATGAATCTGAAGGAGTTTGTCGACCAGCATTTATGCAAATTAACGTCGACGTCGCAGGAGGCGAAGGATACCTACTTGGTAGCATGGCATTCATGCCACACTATTACACCGTATACTACGGTGGAGAATCGCCAATG ATTGGTATTGCGCCGTCTAACCACGAAAATGCACCCAAAGTTGTTGCTGAATACACATCTAAACATAAAAAAGCCTAG
- a CDS encoding vacuolar sorting protein 28 (VPS28) family protein: MTELTGQSETLNELNVDRLANVYSLLQALEHLEDSFISGYVTEKEYAEECNELLSLCQILEEATPNVFEALAKEYNVKCPLALNRLRKGTPGIQNNNIQKNKSNDAYLMFELSEQFITLVDALKLGCNSVEEIYPLIHDLVTSLSCLDKTMDECNENNVVGSAIEKLGKWDTQLKGMAAYDKLQENELRQMALDTETIYGSFKIHLRTQV, from the exons ATGACAGAGTTAACGGGGCAATCTGAGACACTGAATGAGCTTAATGTAGATCGATTAGCAAATGTGTACTCTCTGCTACAGGCACTGGAACATCTAGAGGATTCTTTTATATCTGGATACGTCACAGAGAAGGAGTATGCTGAAGAGTGTAATGAATTACTTTCGTTATGCCAAATTCTAGAAGAAGCTACGCCAAACGTATTTGAAGCACTTGCAAag GAATATAACGTAAAATGTCCATTGGCATTGAATCGCTTGAGAAAGGGGACTCCCGGTATACAGAATAACAACATACAGAAGAATAAAAGCAATGAT GCATATCTCATGTTCGAACTGAGTGAACAATTCATCACACTGGTGGATGCACTAAAACTAGGTTGCAACAGTGTGGAGGAA ATATACCCCTTGATTCACGACCTAGTAACGTCACTTAGTTGTCTAGACAAGACAATGGATGAGTGTAACGaaaataatgtagtggGCAGTGCTATAGAGAAACTTGGCAAATGGGATACACAACTAAAAGGTATGGCAGCATACGATAAACTACAAGAGAATGAACTACGTCAAATGGCACTGGATACAGAAACGATATACGGAAGTTTCAAAATTCACCTCAGAACGCAAGTTTAA